One stretch of Acanthochromis polyacanthus isolate Apoly-LR-REF ecotype Palm Island chromosome 16, KAUST_Apoly_ChrSc, whole genome shotgun sequence DNA includes these proteins:
- the LOC127537744 gene encoding uncharacterized protein LOC127537744, whose product MTSPEYILYTDGELELARSSYFDQKRITHLLILEFEARRRFITCGVLKESGKSTKILEAYPCFKELDHVLDEMQRIVQPKNSNYIAELRERWGDFFSRVKFYGVMKKAMKLPKTLDSVDHALAVFAALPSLFPSGLPPPKKLGSCGEAFFHVLNPAEDPEGYLQQRPLMCPVLLISKENCMIAIDNTPVTTFPKPKLDEGLLYLMAYYYAMHLTYPKCISTLLSVLQTEIILDSIHDQDATSSYKKALAEWRSFTE is encoded by the exons ATGACCAGTCCTGAGTACATACTCTACACAGATGGTGAACTTGAGCTGGCACGTTCATCCTACTTCGACCAAAAGCGTATTACCCACTTACTAATCCTGGAATTTGAGGCAAGAAGACGCTTCATCACATGTGGAGTTCTGAAGGAGTCGgggaaatcaaccaaaattcttGAGGCCTATCCATGTTTCAAAGAATTAGATCAT GTTTTGGATGAAATGCAAAGGATTGTCCAACCCAAAAACTCCAACTACATCGCAGAGCTAAGAGAGAGATGGGGAGATTTCTTCTCGAGGGTGAAGTTTTATGGAGTGATGAAGAAGGCAATGAAGCTTCCAAAGACACTCGACAGTG TGGACCATGCCTTAGCAGTGTTTGCTGCTCTTCCATCCCTGTTTCCATCCGGTCTGCCTCCACCAAAGAAGCTGGGCTCATGTGGCGAAGCCTTCTTCCACGTACTTAAT CCTGCAGAGGACCCCGAGGGATACCTACAGCAGCGACCCCTGATGTGTCCAGTACTGCTCATTTCCAAGGAGAATTGCATGATTGCAATTGACAACACACCAGTGACCACCTTTCCCAAGCCCAAGCTGGATGAAGGACTTCTCTACCTAATGGCATACTACTATGCCATGCACCTCACATACCCCAAGTGTATTTCCACTCTGCTCTCAGTGCTGCAAACCGAGATTATTCTGGACTCTATCCATGACCAAGATGCCACCTCTTCATACAAGAAAGCCCTTGCTGAGTGGAGGTCCTTCACTGAGTGA
- the LOC127537743 gene encoding uncharacterized protein C14orf93-like, which produces MADQAEAIKSSARSRQRRKRLLDARKTVLAPDEEEFWNGITADMKSDEEDGSVDGVHGWIVWPPSFRSQELSNLCAALQARLEADGRYTALHHRRFYNGQPSERLKPLKYDRAAARKHFIPELMPETSPE; this is translated from the exons ATGGCGGATCAGGCGGAGGCGATTAAGTCATCTGCCCGGAGTCggcagagaagaaagaga CTGCTGGATGCCAGGAAGACGGTCCTTGCTCCAGATGAAGAGGAGTTCTGGAATGGCATCACAGCGGACATGAAGTCCGATGAGGAGGACGGCAGTGTAGATGGCGTACATGGATGGATTGTGTGGCCTCCATCCTTCCGCAGCCAGGAGCTTTCCAACTTGTGTGCTGCCCTACAGGCCAGGCTGGAAGCTGATGGAAGGTACACAGCTCTTCATCACAGACGTTTTTACAATGGACAGCCGTCGGAAAGACTGAAGCCATTGAAATACGACAGGGCAGCAGCCAGGAAACATTTTATTCCAGAGCTGATGCCTGAGACCAGCCCGGAGTGA